The Argopecten irradians isolate NY chromosome 16, Ai_NY, whole genome shotgun sequence genome window below encodes:
- the LOC138310693 gene encoding uncharacterized protein, whose translation MAEALTDDQRMALQDAFNKFDIDGNGSITVQELGLAMRSIGENPSTKELREIVETADLDRNGTIEFEEFVLMVANRLKDFDIISEMKEAFEVFDQDDDGFLDKDDIRKAMAGLGVTLTEPEVTEMMEIADQDKDGRLNYKEFVAMLTRGDQYQADNILMSLKPSLTI comes from the exons ATG GCCGAGGCACTGACAGATGACCAGAGAATGG CTCTTCAAGATGCCTTCAACAAGTTCGACATTGATGGAAATGGTTCTATAACTGTTCAAGAATTGGGGCTAGCAATGAGGTCAATTGGAGAAAATCCATCAACAAAGGAGCTCCGTGAAATCGTGGAAACTGCTGATTTGGATC GAAATGGCACAATTGAGTTTGAGGAATTCGTTCTGATGGTTGCAAACAGATTAAAAGACTTTGATATTATATCTGAAATGAAAGAGGCATTTGAGGTATTTGATCAGGATGACGACGGGTTCCTCGATAAAGATGACATCAGAAAAGCGATGGCGGGACTGGGTGTAACATTGACAGAACCGGAAGTGACGGAAATGATGGAGATCGCCGACCAGGACAAAGATGGCCGACTAAACTACAAAG AATTTGTGGCGATGTTGACCAGAGGTGACCAGTATCAGGCCGATAATATCCTCATGTCTCTGAAACCTTCCTTGACCATATAA